The genomic interval TGCCTGGTCCTGTCACCTGGCCACCCCAGCGCCCACCTCTCCCAGGGACAGAGTGGGAAGGCCCAGCCCCTCCACCCATGGTTGGACTGTCTGTTCTCCTAAGTCTCCGTCCAGTGCTCAGAAGCCTGGTGGATCTCAGGACAGAGGGGCCCCCTATGCACACCAGGTGTTGTCCCTGGCAAGAAGCCAACAGCTACTCCAACGGGGCTTCCAGCTTTCAGAGATCCATCCTCATCCCCAAGgccctctcctcccccaaccctgaGCCTCACTGAACATACAGGCCTTCCAACGACTGTAACTGACGAATTTATTGAAGTCTGGGAGAGACCCGATGGTCAGGGAATAAGTAAAAGACAGGGGAACGTCACAGCAACAACAGGTAGCTGGGGAGGCAGGCTTGAGGAATAACTTGAATCCACACGCGGCCAGCGTGTGTGTCCGTGGTGGCCAGCGGCAGAAGCATCTGGCAgggaggcagctgggaggagcccccgccccgcccttcCTTTGCCTGTGGGGCGTCCAATCCATGGGCAGTCGGAGCCCACAGGGAGAACGGGAGCTGGGGGATGTTTGGCAATGGAAAtaggtgggctgggctgggcctgaACTCTGAGGGCAGCTGTGACAGGTCAGGGGGAGGGGGTGCAGGGATGAAAACCTAGTCTGGACTGGAGGAAGCTCCTTAAGGGTTCCAAGAGTCCGCCTCCACCCCCAGGGTAGTGGGGTCCAGAAGGATCGAAAGATCTAGACCCGATGGccccaggggaggggtggggagggtcccGGGGAAGacaggaattgggggcagggaggccccTAGAGGGAACAGGAAGTTTGCAGGTGTGGCCTCCCCGAAGCCGCCTCCTGCCTGGACTGACAGCCTGATCTCTGACTTAAAGAGACGGTTGGCGGGGGGGAGGGTGGAGCAGGGGGCTAGAGAATTCAGATATATAGAACCTGGGAAACAAAAGCAcaattagtattatttttaattttagaaattaaagcaTCTTCCAGCCTGAGGGCTGTGCTGGTCTGGGAAGAGGCCCCTGAGGGAAGCAAAGGCCTGGCCCCCCCAGGGTGACATTTCCTGTGGGGAAACAGCGGCAAGCAGTCGGTTAATTGGTCGATAAAGGGAAAAATCTGCTTACAAAACAAGGCTTGCCGAGAGGCCCCCAGTttgagcagcagcagcctctcagAACCGTACTGGGAGAGTCCCtctgcctgggtgggaggggcacTCCCAGAAATGAGCCCTCCCGAGTCTGCATCCTGTTCCCCGCGGCACTGTGTCCTGCAGAAATCCGTGCTTCAGGCAGGAGAGCTGCTACCAAGACTCCTCACGCCCGAGGCTCGAGGGCACGGGGACTCAAGTCAGAACTGAGCGTGGTCCACCTCGTCCAACCAGGAGGCAGGGCTGGCAGGGAAGTCGGGGTAGCCCCCGCTGCTCCCGGTGGAAAGGTCGGAGCTGGGTCCGTTCCCTGCCAGCACTCTCATGGGTGGGGGCCCACCTGGGGCTCCCGTGGGCACGAGCCCCAAGCCGGCATCAGGATACACCAAgctggagaggaggggctgggggccagagAGGCTCTGCAGGGCGGCAGGCGAGGGGGGGACGCCGTAGGGGCTGCCGGGGCGCAGCTCTCTGTACTGCTCTGGGCCGGCCAGGCCTCCATGCTCCAGCGGGAAACTGCCCGGGGCCCCCGAGGGCCGGCCCAAGGCCGGGGCAGGCTCTCCCAGGCTGCTGTAGAGGCCACTGGCGGGGCCCATGTCGGCCATGGCTGGCTcgtctgcagtggaagcagagggcGATGCTTAGTACCCACCTGCTGCCACCTCTGGTCCCCCTCAGTGCCCCCTTAAGGCGCAGTGTGCCACACCAGGACGGGTCAGCCCACATCTCTCACCCTTTCACCCCTGAGTTTGTTCAGCTCCATCCCACCTGATTCCTATGGAACTGTGTGCTGGGATCAGGGCCAAGAACTGTCCAGTCGGCACCCAGAGATCCAGTATGATCCCAAGGCTGCCCAATTTTGTAGACAAGttaattgaggctcagagaggctaggtGAGTAGCCTAAGGTCACAATGCCGCCAAACAATCTCCTAAACAAACCCTCTGCGGATGGACATTAAGAgctggctgggggcggggtgggggggggatcTCCTTGCTTTGGTAAAAGGAGATAATTGGGTTCCAGAGATGAGGGTGGACCCTCCTCCAACTCTAAGCAGTTAGGACCTTTCATCACCCAAGACTGTGATGCTGCCTTCCTAAAAAATCACTGTTAAGTACCAAGTGCcctggatgggggcgggggggtggggggggatggTCAGACCCTCCCTCCAGAACAAAGCCTGCCAAGGGACACGCGCAGGCCACAGGGTTTCGGTCCCCCTCCAGAAGAAGGGCAATGGTCCTGAGTGGCCAAACCACAGGGCTTGGGGATGGGCGCCAGGGTCTATAGAGACGGGGACCAGGACATTGGTTCCCAGGCTCCAGCAGTCAATCAGCCCAACGCTCTTCCCGACTCCGCCTGTACCGGTGAAGGAGACCTCCGCGTCGctgtcctgcccctcctcctggaCGCTGTCCTTGTCAGACTTAGAGCCGCCTCGGGCGCGCTTCATGTTTCGGAAATACTGGCCCCAGCGCTGCCGGCCCGCGTCCTTCTTGAGCCTCTTTTCCTTGGCCCGGCGATTCTGGAACCACACCTGGGGGCGGGGAGCGCGGTAGGGGCCGATGAGTGGCCGCCGCTCTGGGACCCGGGGTGGCCCTTGTTTGCCAGTGGCTCGCAGGGCGCGCGGGGGCGCCGGGGCGCTGACCTGCACGACGCGCATGTCTAGGCCGGTCTCGGAGGAGAGCTGCTCCCGCACGTGGCGCGCGGGCTTCGGCGAGGTGTTGTAGGCGCTCTTCAGAGTCTCCAGCTGCTTGGCTGTGATAGTCGTGCGCGGCCTCTTGGCCGTGGCCTCGGCCTCTGCACCGCGGGGGAGGCGTGAGGCTGGGCCTGCTCggcgctcccacctccctcgggGCGCGCGCACGTCGGGGCCAGaggtgccgccgccgccgccgctgcgaCCGCCTGCCTCACCGCCTCAGCGGGGACGCCAGAGGGTTTTGCGGGACGCGGGTGCCCGGAACGATGGAGGAAACGCGCTGGGCGGTGCCACGGCCCAGCCAGGGGCGGCCCCGCGGCGGCCTTCTTTAGGGACCCAGCCGCCCTGGATCCGGGCGCAGGCGCCTCCAGCCTCGGCCCCCCACAGACAAGCGCTGCacgccccccccccaaccctcccTCGCTCCTCTTTGTTCTAAGGGTGTGGGTAGGGTCGGATCTTCACGGTCAAGGATTTAGGGCGATAATTCAGACCCGCAGGGCTAATCCACGTAATTCAGGCCAATCTCCCTACGCCCGGGAGGGAGGCGGCTGCTAAGACCCCAGACCCGGCTTTACCAGATTGGGTCTGCTAACTGTCCCCTCCATCCCGGGCTCCCGGACCTGGAGGCAGGGGCGCCCCCAACACCCCCGCCCAGAGAGACGCTTAAGTTCTCGCCGCTTAGTGAGCGCTTCGCCGGCGACGCTGGAGGGAAGGATCCCTCCACACCCGACCCGGACGGGCCTTAGCCCCGCTTTGcaggggaggaaaggggagggtgggCCGTGCTCAGGCCGAGCCCTGTGACCGTCGCCCTCTCCCACTGACCTCGCTGCTTGGCTGTCTCGTAGTCTGCCTTGCACACGAGCCGGCTGTCCTCCATGAGATAGAACTCGTCGCCCGTGGCCAGCTGCCGCTTGCACACGACGCAGGCGAAGCAGTGCAGGTGGTACACGAAGTCCTGGGCGCGGCGCACCACC from Budorcas taxicolor isolate Tak-1 chromosome 11, Takin1.1, whole genome shotgun sequence carries:
- the LHX3 gene encoding LIM/homeobox protein Lhx3, encoding MEARGELVPGRESAGGDLLLALLARREDLRREIPLCAGCDQHILDRFILKALDRHWHSKCLKCSDCHAPLAERCFSRGESVYCKDDFFKRFGTKCAACQLGIPPTQVVRRAQDFVYHLHCFACVVCKRQLATGDEFYLMEDSRLVCKADYETAKQREAEATAKRPRTTITAKQLETLKSAYNTSPKPARHVREQLSSETGLDMRVVQVWFQNRRAKEKRLKKDAGRQRWGQYFRNMKRARGGSKSDKDSVQEEGQDSDAEVSFTDEPAMADMGPASGLYSSLGEPAPALGRPSGAPGSFPLEHGGLAGPEQYRELRPGSPYGVPPSPAALQSLSGPQPLLSSLVYPDAGLGLVPTGAPGGPPPMRVLAGNGPSSDLSTGSSGGYPDFPASPASWLDEVDHAQF